A region from the Populus trichocarpa isolate Nisqually-1 chromosome 18, P.trichocarpa_v4.1, whole genome shotgun sequence genome encodes:
- the LOC7461573 gene encoding peroxidase 45, producing the protein MGNQRFIVLSILLSLLITIASAQSSQLRQNFYQNICPNVESLVRSAVQTKFSQTFVTAPATLRLLFHDCFVRGCDASVLLSSPSNNAEKDHPDDISLAGDGFDTVIKAKAAVDSNPRCRNKVSCADILALATRDVVVLAGGPSYSVELGRRDGRISTKGSVQRKLPHPTFNLDQLNSMFASHGLSQTDMIALSGAHTLGFSHCSRFADRIYRFNSRNRIDPTLNLQYAMQLRQMCPVNVDSRIAINMDPTTPRQFDNAYYQNLKNGKGLFTSDQILFTDSRSKGTVNLFASNNAAFQQAFVTAITKLGRVGVLTGNQGEIRRDCSRIN; encoded by the exons ATGGGAAATCAAAGATTCATTGTTCTATCAATACTTCTGTCTCTACTAATCACAATTGCTTCTGCTCAGTCGTCTCAACTTAGACAAAACTTTTACCAGAACATTTGTCCTAATGTAGAATCACTCGTCCGTTCTGCAGTCCAGACGAAGTTTAGCCAGACCTTTGTGACTGCCCCGGCAACTCTTCGACTCCTCTTCCACGATTGCTTTGTCCGG GGATGTGATGCTTCGGTGCTGCTTTCGTCACCTTCTAACAATGCAGAGAAGGACCACCCTGATGATATTTCGCTTGCCGGTGATGGATTTGACACTGTGATCAAAGCCAAGGCAGCTGTTGATAGCAATCCTCGATGCAGAAACAAAGTTTCATGTGCTGATATACTAGCTCTTGCGACTAGAGATGTTGTAGTCTTG GCAGGGGGGCCATCTTATTCAGTTGAATTAGGAAGACGTGATGGGAGGATATCTACAAAAGGCAGTGTTCAACGCAAACTCCCTCATCCTACTTTCAACTTGGACCAGCTGAATTCAATGTTTGCTTCCCATGGTCTCTCCCAGACTGATATGATTGCTTTGTCAG GTGCCCATACACTTGGATTCTCTCATTGTAGCCGCTTTGCCGACAGGATTTACAGATTCAATTCTCGAAACAGGATTGACCCAACTCTAAATCTGCAATATGCTATGCAGCTTAGACAAATGTGCCCTGTTAATGTTGACTCAAGAATTGCCATTAACATGGACCCGACCACACCCCGGCAGTTTGACAATGCCTACTACCAAAACCTTAAGAATGGAAAGGGCTTGTTCACCTCTGATCAGATACTGTTTACCGATTCAAGATCGAAGGGCACTGTCAACCTATTTGCATCGAACAATGCTGCCTTCCAACAAGCATTTGTGACTGCTATCACTAAGCTAGGCCGAGTTGGGGTTTTGACTGGTAATCAAGGTGAAATTCGGCGAGACTGTTCCCGAATAAACTAA